A single genomic interval of Lathyrus oleraceus cultivar Zhongwan6 chromosome 7, CAAS_Psat_ZW6_1.0, whole genome shotgun sequence harbors:
- the LOC127105814 gene encoding DENN domain and WD repeat-containing protein SCD1, whose translation MVGDTVITGSDDWTARIWSVSRGTCDAVLACHAGPVLCVEYSSLDRGIITGSTDGLMRFWENDDGGIRCAKNVTIHNAAILSINAGEHWLGIGAADNSLSLFHRPQERLGSFSGPGSKMAGWQLYRTPQKTVAMVCHFLVVI comes from the exons ATGGTTGGTGACACTGTTATTACTGGTAGTGATGACTGGACAGCAAGAATATGGTCTGTTTCACGAGGAACATGTGATGCTGTCCTAGCATGCCATGCAGGGCCAGTATTATGTGTTGAATATTCTTCGTTAGATAGAGGAATAATAACGG GGTCAACCGATGGCCTGATGCGGTTTTGGGAAAATGATGATG GAGGTATACGGTGTGCAAAAAATGTAACAATTCACAACGCTGCCATATTATCTATCAATGCTGGGGAGCACTGGTTAGGTATTGGAGCGGCTGATAATTCTCTTTCTCTCTTTCATCGGCCCCAAGAGAGACTTGGTAGTTTTTCTGGCCCCGGGTCAAAGATGGCTGGTTGGCAGCTGTACAGAACACCACAAAAAACAGTTGCTATGGTATGCCATTTTTTGGTTGTCATATAG
- the LOC127101787 gene encoding B3 domain-containing protein At2g24670, protein MSMEKNKALQNTEAQCMMEKKALAIEKINAYMQKLNSLEKKFDPLPHFTLHCVLSQISPQFYTKDELTQIEKINQTSCQQRKVKKVQVNSKQRYRPDNEDISDGERIVKSKSAIRRKPIIRKEKTPLSPPPELPNHVNNMITVLNGNDIKYMMCKTLFMSDLSYNNNRLSMPITQIRSDFLTEIEKTILETRDQEGKPVGLKVIVLDPYFNEFPLSLKKWNMSTTSVYNLVQDWSPILLENNFKENQKLDIWSFRVNDKLYFLLDTKMQEIEKSGEKSKNSIDLKMKDRRNQRTRIVNSNQKEFE, encoded by the coding sequence aTGTCTATGGAGAAGAACAAAGCATTGCAAAATACGGAAGCTCAATGCATGATGGAAAAGAAAGCTTTGGCTATTGAGAAGATCAATGCATATATGCAAAAACTGAATTCTTTAGAAAAGAAATTCGATCCATTGCCTCATTTTACTTTGCATTGTGTGTTATCTCAAATTTCTCCACAATTTTATACCAAAGATGAGTTAACACAAATAGAGAAAATCAATCAAACCTCATGTCAACAAAGGAAAGTGAAAAAAGTACAAGTTAATAGCAAACAAAGGTATCGTCCAGACAATGAAGATATCTCTGATGGAGAAAGAATAGTGAAATCAAAGTCCGCAATTAGGAGGAAACCAATCATTCGTAAGGAAAAAACTCCCCTATCACCACCACCAGAATTGCCTAATCATGTTAATAACATGATCACAGTGTTGAATGGTAATGATATTAAATATATGATGTGTAAAACATTGTTTATGTCTGATCTCAGCTATAACAACAATCGTCTTTCAATGCCAATTACACAAATTAGATCTGATTTTCTCACAGAAATAGAAAAGACAATCTTAGAAACAAGGGATCAAGAAGGAAAGCCGGTCGGTTTAAAAGTGATTGTGTTAGATCCTTATTTTAACGAATTCCCATTATCTTTGAAGAAGTGGAATATGAGCACTACTAGTGTTTACAATCTTGTTCAGGATTGGTCACCTATATTATTGGAGAATAATTTTAAAGAGAATCAAAAACTTGATATTTGGTCATTTAGGGTCAACGATAAGTTGTACTTTTTACTCGACACTAAGATGCAAGAAATTGAAAAAAGTGGAGAAAAGTCGAAGAATTCAATTGATCTCAAAATGAAAGATCGAAGAAATCAAAGGACGAGAATTGTGAACTCCAACCAGAAAGAGTTTGAGTGA